The sequence GGGCGTCGGCGTCCTCCGCGGAGAACGGCATGGGCGGCTTGATCTTCAGGACGTTGTGCATCGGACCGTCGGTGCTGACGAGCAGGCCCCGATCGCGGAGCCGGTTGACCACATACTCGGCTTCTGCGGCGGCGGGTTCAAGGGTCTCTCGATCCCTGACCATCTCCACGCCCAGAAACAGCCCCAGGCCCCGCACGTCTCCGATGATGGAGAAGCGGTCCATCAGGCCCTCGAGGCCCCGCCGGAGCCTCGTGCCCACTTCCAGCGCGTGCGGCTGCAACGCCTCATCCCGCATCACATCGAGCACGGCGAGACCGGCCCCGCAGGCGACCTGCGTGCCGCCGAACGTGTTGAAGTACTCCATGCCGTTGTCGAACGCGTCGGCGATCTCGGGCCGTGTGACGACCGCTCCCAGTGGAAAGCCGTTGCCGATCGGCTTGCCCAGCGTGACGATGTCCGGGGTGACACCCTGCGTCTCGAATCCCCAGACGTTGGTGCCGACACGCCCAAACCCGACCTGGACTTCATCGGCGATCGCCACGCCGCCAGCCGCCCGGACGGCGGCATACGCTTCGCGGAGGTACCCGGCAGGCAGGACGATCTGGCCGCCGCACCCCAGGATCGATTCGGAGATGAACGCCGCGACACGACGCCCCGACGATTCGGCGCGCTCGATCGCCCGCCGCACTTCGTGTCCGTACCGCACGCCGGCCTGCGGATCCGCCGCGCGGTAGGGTCCGCGGTACACATCGGGCATGACGACCTTGTGCACGTGTGGCGGCGCGCCCGTCCCACCGGGCCCATCGAACTTGTACGGACTCAACTCCACGAGTGATGTCGTATTCCCGTGGTACGCATGGTCCACCACGACCATGTCGCGGTGGCCGGTATACGCGCGAGCCAGACGCAACGCCAGTTCGTTCGCTTCGCTTCCGCTATTGACCAGGAAGCACACGCCGAGCGGCTCCGGCATCAGCGCACCCAGCCGCTCCGAGTAGTCGACGATCGACTCGTGGAGGTACCTGGTGTTCGTGTTGAGCACCGCCAGTTGTCGCACCGCAGCCTCGACGACACGCGGGTGGTTGTGGCCGACGTGAGGCACGTTGTTCACGCAATCGACGAACCGGCGCCCGTCGCGATCGAACAGGTACTGGCGAACTCCGCGGGCCATCGCAATCGGCCGGCGGTAGGAGATGCTCAGGTTCCTGCCCAGGCGCCGGCGTCGCGCGTCGAGGAGCGCGTCGGCGGATCTCGGGGTGGCCGGGAACCGTTCTTCGGGCACGCCGGCGATCAGGTTGGCGTCAGGGCACAGGCTGAGCCAGATCTCACGCTCGCCGGGCGCGGCCACACCCGGAAACTCGCCGGAACGGCCGAGCAGATCGGTGATGATCTGGATGTGCAGGTGCGGCGGCCACCCGCCGTTCACCGAAGGATCGCCCAGCCACGCGAGACGGTCGCCACGCCTGACGGCCTTGCCGGGCTCGAGGCCGGACAGCGACTCCAGGCTCAGGTGGCCGTAGAGCGTGAAGAACTGGAGTCGCCCCCGATCCACCCTGTGCTCGAGGATGATTGTCGGTCCGTAGTCGCCGGCCGCGGCGTTGTTCGCGATGCTGTGCACGACGCCGTCGAGCGGGGCGTACACCGGCGATCCGGCCGGGCAGAACAGGTCCAGGCCAAGGTGGATCGTGCGGTTCTCGGTGTACCAGTTATTGGTGTGACGGAAGAGATCGGTAACGTAGACCAGGCGCGCTTCGTCGTACCGGCCCACGCCAATCGTCGCCGCACTCCGGCGCATCACCT comes from Vicinamibacterales bacterium and encodes:
- a CDS encoding aminotransferase class III-fold pyridoxal phosphate-dependent enzyme yields the protein MVTWPAMDVVVQHAPRFSPVEAEDLAARIFGTSGKAEPLASERDQNFRLVDSDGRAFVLKIANATEQREILDFQNAALAHLATRSQSLLVPAVVLSLSGAPITSVPGADGGEHLVRLLTWVPGTVLARHSPHSEELLVSLGRRLGEMDRAFAGFSHPSMRRPLPWDLTGTPWIAAEAHRFEQICQRELIERTLDRFREVVLPRLDGLRRQVVHNDWNDHNVLVGPADVVGAVDFGDMIYSCTVADLATASAYAMMGKPDPIAAGAAIVRGYHESLPLTDEELHVLYDLICARLAISVTMTACQLAEAPGNEYLRISERGAWALLEQLAASNPTWAYFAFRHACGLPACPTTAALTAWLAANRDGFAPVMGYDLRTTPVVVLDLSVGSLDIPRPEIVQQTSLFSAHVDEVMRRSAATIGVGRYDEARLVYVTDLFRHTNNWYTENRTIHLGLDLFCPAGSPVYAPLDGVVHSIANNAAAGDYGPTIILEHRVDRGRLQFFTLYGHLSLESLSGLEPGKAVRRGDRLAWLGDPSVNGGWPPHLHIQIITDLLGRSGEFPGVAAPGEREIWLSLCPDANLIAGVPEERFPATPRSADALLDARRRRLGRNLSISYRRPIAMARGVRQYLFDRDGRRFVDCVNNVPHVGHNHPRVVEAAVRQLAVLNTNTRYLHESIVDYSERLGALMPEPLGVCFLVNSGSEANELALRLARAYTGHRDMVVVDHAYHGNTTSLVELSPYKFDGPGGTGAPPHVHKVVMPDVYRGPYRAADPQAGVRYGHEVRRAIERAESSGRRVAAFISESILGCGGQIVLPAGYLREAYAAVRAAGGVAIADEVQVGFGRVGTNVWGFETQGVTPDIVTLGKPIGNGFPLGAVVTRPEIADAFDNGMEYFNTFGGTQVACGAGLAVLDVMRDEALQPHALEVGTRLRRGLEGLMDRFSIIGDVRGLGLFLGVEMVRDRETLEPAAAEAEYVVNRLRDRGLLVSTDGPMHNVLKIKPPMPFSAEDADALVTALGDVLGESGAQVCP